A part of Liolophura sinensis isolate JHLJ2023 chromosome 1, CUHK_Ljap_v2, whole genome shotgun sequence genomic DNA contains:
- the LOC135461446 gene encoding uncharacterized protein LOC135461446: MVKFSTCEIALNQVVRKTREYVIGKREAEVRVMIDRMVAAKGGEDQALLFVLSQESLSTQKLDLFTNILLHRGANPSVCDSHMQTPLHHAAKRNLVDVCRRLLENDALPNVKDRKRMRPLSFAVKNSNDQIGAMLLEYMSNKDVRSLFLADGDTPAEFSCETLLRKNMEETMMSLMNCMIDRHGHRGKAKVYYNVLESDSHGRPPSHHRFDRGAKSVLYHITNSGNKTIIYHEAVRLLVRKRWKDHMKFRFLLSATFYLLTLFSLVYSAVVVSSVPDPMVYDSPLQISRGVFEVIAYSSVAFTFLLELNQFRRHRLQYWKDLFNWLDMSSTILILAVLPLRFTYQQAQWHVFSVGFMLWTFKIFKYSIIFRQTGAYTHILWRVLSYDIVQFMMFFVIILLAFSGAFVLALRGDNSLKVSGQQRNASDPNEPTLFPESAWESSSTFWWILFLGFRTLIDTEPLVEDYIKLPPLSVILIIVFMFLCIVVMLNLLIAQLSDTYQNIQSDAHRGLELNRAWIVTRMEINSVFMGNYRVKQYTDMEEFDDVQDVLAKWDSPPLNSIHTKLKRVEELAVSTHSTQTTLLQRLAWQEHALLDIQNRLAAMAAGRSADGKTSGSGDAPRPSEA, translated from the exons ATGGTTAAGTTCTCTACTTGTGAAATTGCTTTGAACCAGGTTGTCAGGAAAACGCGGGAATACGTGATAGGAAAGCGCGAGGCGGAAGTTCGTGTCATGATCGATCGCATGGTGGCAGCGAAAGGTGGAGAAGATCAAGCCCTCTTATTTGTCCTCTCTCAAGAAAGTCTCTCAACTCAAAAG CTAGATCTCTTTACAAATATCTTACTTCACCGAGGAGCGAATCCGTCTGTTTGTGATAGCCACATGCAGACTCCACTTCATCACGCCGCCAAGCGGAATCTAGTGGACGTCTGCCGTCGTCTGCTGGAGAACGACGCCCTTCCCAACGTCAAAGATCGGAAACGGATGAGGCCGCTATCATTCGCGGTCAAAAACTCCAACGATCAGATCGGAGCGATGCTGTTAGAATACATGTCCAATAAAGA TGTCCGGTCATTATTTCTGGCTGATGGTGATACTCCAGCAGAATTCAGCTGTGAAACGTTACTGAGGAAAAACATGGAG GAGACAATGATGTCTCTTATGAACTGCATGATAGATCGTCATGGACACAGAGGGAAAGCCAAAGTCTACTATAATGTGCTGGAGTCTGACTCGCATGGGAGACCACCCTCACATCATCGGTTTGACAGGGGAGCTAAATCTGTGCTATACCACATTACCAACAGTGGAAATAAG ACCATTATCTACCACGAGGCTGTGCGACTGCTTGTGCGGAAAAGATGGAAAGATCACATGAAGTTTCGTTTCTT ATTGTCGGCCACGTTTTACCTATTGACCCTCTTTTCCTTGGTGTACTCTGCTGTGGTTGTCTCCAGCGTGCCCGACCCCATGGTGTACGACTCGCCCTTACAAATATCACGCGGCGTCTTTGAGGTCATCGCCTACTCGTCGGTTGCTTTCACCTTCTTATTGGAGCTCAATCAGTTTAGGAG ACACAGGCTGCAGTATTGGAAAGACCTCTTTAACTGGCTTGACATGAGCTCGACTATTCTTATCCTGGCCGTGTTACCGTTGAGATTCACTTACCAACAAGCCCAGTGGCATGTCTTCTCCGTCGGTTTTATGCTGTGgactttcaaaatttttaaatactCTATTATATTCAG GCAAACCGGTGCTTACACCCACATTCTCTGGAGAGTGCTGTCTTACGATATTGTCCAGTTTATGATGTTCTTCGTTATAATATTGCTGGCTTTTAGCGGGGCCTTTGTTCTGGCActaaggggggataactctttGAAAGTCAGCGGGCAACAAAG gAATGCCAGCGACCCGAATGAGCCTACTTTGTTCCCCGAGTCCGCGTGGGAGAGCTCAAG CACATTCTGGTGGATCTTGTTTTTGGGTTTTCGAACTCTCATAGACACGGAGCCGCTGGTAGAGGATTACATTAAATTGCC gccGTTGAGCGTCATCTTGATAATAGTATTCATGTTTCTATGTATCGTGGTAATGTTGAACCTTCTGATCGCCCAGCTGTCCGATACATACCAGAACATACAGAGCGATGCTCATCGTGGACTGGAACTGAACAGGGCCTGGATAGTGACCCGGATGGAGATCAACAGCGTGTTTATGGGG AACTATAGAGTCAAGCAGTATACTGACATGGAAGAGTTTGATGACGTCCAGGATGTCCTGGCCAAATGGGACTCTCCTCCCTTGAACAGCATCCATACTAAGCTTAAGAGGGTAGAGGAGCTCGCGGTCTCCACTCACTCCACGCAAACCACTTTACTACAGCGCCTGGCCTGGCAGGAGCATGCTCTTCTCGACATTCA GAATCGCTTGGCCGCCATGGCTGCTGGACGGTCTGCGGATGGAAAGACTTCGGGTTCCGGAGATGCCCCAAGACCGTCAGAAGCATAA
- the LOC135477633 gene encoding LOW QUALITY PROTEIN: uncharacterized protein LOC135477633 (The sequence of the model RefSeq protein was modified relative to this genomic sequence to represent the inferred CDS: deleted 2 bases in 1 codon), with protein sequence MKLSGLLFLLGIASAVREQSVGTADGTGVDGRVKYRPDGIKGQTKSWRGKNKKSSTGMSLNSQSPQPAAFFFSRTFVDIPPPPTPSSGNSSIASMQTPIQIGGIFPNYSVLADTGPKRSECGIGALMAWADNLYLVSYLSVPDAGSGTGLYVIDGDNYQMRRLVSHQSTYANRIIHKETNQIVIGAWLIDQSGNLKTFEDLLHVRVAATAEHLTDPANKVYMLGMDGPLWECDVNKLNCTQLFDLVKELDIPSEKGEQPHFKAAHTMDNRLVVASNTFEQADLKGEQHGGRLAEWKGPGSKWTILARTAFVEVTGRRNFGKVIYAVGWDKRSAILKVFDGGDEGEPSSWQQWQTYRLPKASHAFDHLWQTEWPRIREVETERYLMDAHGMFYELSPLGWAGSTWGIRPISQHLRVIPDFASFRGTLVLGGNQVSSIFDNNVVTGQSQSGMWFGKTDDLWSFGKPQGWGAVWRRDNVTEGVPSDPYLMTGFDHKVLHLTAHVAHPAHPGVTFAIEIDYTGTAGHMSGEDWNVLTRIGVYNGGYNYYTFPPGFSAHWVRVVASANCTATAYFHYT encoded by the exons ATGAAACTGAGTGGACTCTTGTTCCTGTTGGGAATAGCCTCCGCCGTGAGAGAGCAGAGCGTCGGTACGGCCGATGGGACCGGTGTTGATGGCAGAGTTAAGTATCGACCCGACGGAATCAAAGGACAAACCAAATCATGGCGcgggaaaaataaaaaatcgaGTACCGGTATGTCTCTGAACAGCCAATCTCCTCAGCCCGCTGCCTTCTTTTTCTCCAGGACGTTCGTTGACATCCCGCCCCCTCCCACGCCAAGTTCCGGTAACTCATCTATCGCCTCCATGCAGACGCCCATTCAAATAGGTGGCATATTTCCGAACTACTCCGTGCTGGCAGACACCGGCCCCAAGCGTTCGGAGTGCGGCATTGGGGCGCTAATGGCATGGGCAGATAACCTCTATCTGGTGTCCTATCTGTCCGTTCCGGACGCGGGCAGTGGTACTGGTCTGTACGTGATTGACGGAGATAACTATCAG ATGCGACGTTTGGTATCACATCAGTCCACCTACGCCAATCGGATCATCCATAAAGAGACTAATCAAATCGTCATAGGTGCGTGGCTTATTGACCAATCCGGGAACCTGAAGACGTTTGAGGACTTATTGCACGTGCGGGTAGCAGCCACTGCCGAACATCTCACAGATCCTGCCAATAAG GTATACATGCTCGGAATGGATGGACCGCTGTGGGAGTGTGACGTCAATAAACTGAATTGCACACAGCTTTTTGATTTGGTGAAGGAATTAGACATTCCCAGCGAAAAAGGGGAACAACCCCACTTCAAGGCCGCTCACACC ATGGACAATCGCTTGGTTGTGGCCAGTAACACATTTGAACAAGCAGATTTGAAAGG AGAGCAGCATGGTGGTCGCCTGGCAGAATGGAAAGGACCAGGTAGTAAATGGACCATACTGGCGAGAACAGCTTTCGTTGAGGTGACCGGAAGGAGAAACTTCGGCAAAGTAATCTATGCCGTTGGCTGGGACAAACGGTCGGCCATCTTGAAAGTGTTCGATGGTGGAGACGAAG GCGAACCGTCCAGTTGGCAACAATGGCAAACATACCGACTTCCTAAAGCTAGCCATGCCTTTGATCACCTTTGGCAAACAGAATGGCCGAGGATACGAGAAGTGGAGACAGAACGCTACCTGATGGATGCTCACGGAATGTTCTATGAGTTGTCTCCTCTTGGTTGGGCCGGAAGTACTTGGGGCATTCGACCAATTAGCCAACACCTTAGAGTCATACCGGATTTTGCATCTTTTAGGGGAACATTGGTTTTAGGGGGCAATCAG GTTTCCAGTATATTTGACAACAATGTTGTCACCGGGCAATCTCAGTCCGGTATGTGGTTTGGCAAGACGGATGATCTTTGGTCATTTGGGAAACCACAAGGATGGGGCGCTGTCTGGCGGAGGGACAATGTAACAGAAGGGGTTCCGTCCGATCCCTATCTTATGACCGGTTTTGACCATAAAGTCCTGCATCTAACAGCGCACGTGGCACACCCGGCACACCCGGGTGTAACCTTTGCCATCGAGATAGACTACACTGGAACAGCAG GTCACATGTCCGGAGAGGATTGGAATGTGTTAACTCGAATAGGTGTCTATAATGGCGGATATAATTACTACACATTTCCACCCGGATTCAGTGCTCACTGGGTCAGGGTCGTGGCTAGTGCAAACTGCACGGCAACTGCCTATTTTCATTATACATGA